A stretch of DNA from Dokdonia sp. PRO95:
CACTTAGTATTCTATATCTATGCTGGACATACAATCATAAATGACATACGATTGCGTGATGGCGATAGAGACGATGTATTTACCATAAACGACAGAAATACATTTTATGGTCGTTCAGGTATTAAATTTAAAATATAACAATGGCAAAGATTTTAATTATAGAGGATGAGGCCGCGATACGTCGTGTACTTACCAAAATATTATCAGAAGAGAGTAAGGATTATCAAGTAGAAGAAGCTGCAGATGGGCTTGAAGGTATTAATAAGATACGCGAGGAGGACTATGACTTAGTGCTATGTGATATTAAAATGCCAAAAATGGATGGAGTAGAGGTACTTGAGGCTGCTCGTAAGCTCAAGCCAGAAATCCCTATGGTGATGATTTCTGGACATGGTGACCTAGATACGGCTGTAAATACAATGAGGTTAGGTGCTTTTGATTATATCTCTAAGCCACCAGATCTTAATAGATTACTTAATACCGTACGCAACGCACTAGATCGCAAGACCCTTGTCGTAGAAAATATTCAGCTTAAGAAAAAGGTGAGTAAGAAGTACGAGATGGTGGGTAAAAGCAAGGAGATTGGTCAAATAAAAGAAATGATTGAGAAGGTTGCTCCTACAGATGCCAGAGTACTTATTACTGGGCCTAATGGTACTGGTAAAGAACTTGTTGCTCACTGGTTACACGAGAAAAGTGATCGAGCAAAAGGAGCACTTATAGAAGTAAACTGTGCTGCAATACCGTCAGAGCTTATTGAGAGCGAACTTTTTGGCCATGTAAAAGGTGCTTTTACGAGTGCAAATAAAGATCGTGCAGGTAAGTTTGAAGCTGCAAACGGTGGAACTATATTTCTAGATGAAATAGGAGATATGAGTCTTTCTGCACAAGCCAAAGTGCTTAGAGCCTTACAAGAAAGCCGTGTACAACGTGTAGGGAGCGATAAGGATATTAAAGTAGATGTACGTGTAGTGGCGGCAACTAATAAGAATCTAAAAGAAGAAATTGCAGAAGGTAGATTCCGTGAGGATTTATATCATAGACTGGCAGTAATTTTAATTAAAGTACCGGCGCTAAATGATCGTAGAGATGATATCCCAATTCTTATAGAGCATTTTGCAAAGAAAATTTCTCAAGAACAAGGAACCGCAAAAAAATCATTTTCAGATAAAGCTATTGATTTACTAAAGGCTTATGACTGGACAGGAAACATACGTGAACTGCGCAATGTAGTGGAACGACTTATTATCTTAAGTGGTCCAGAAGTGTCAGAAGGAGATGTAAAACTATTTGCTAGTAAATAATATAATTATGAGTGACATTAAACCAGAAGACTATAAAATCACTAACGGTGTGACACTTTCAGATAGAGAGACCACCTTGTTTCCAGACGTAGAAGAGAAGGAGCTAGAAAGTAAGCTCAAGAAAATACGTAAGAAATTAGGCAAACTTCAAGACACTATGTACGCGCATGATAAATATAGCGTGCTTGTTTGTCTTCAAGGGATGGATACTTCTGGTAAGGATAGCCTCATACGTGAAGTCTTTAAGGATTTTAATGCACGTGGTGTTGAGGTACAAAGTTTTAAAGTGCCTACAGAGCTAGAGTTAAGTCATGACTACTTGTGGCGTCATTACTTAGCATTACCAGAGCGTGGTAAATTTGGCGTGCATAACCGTACGCATTATGAGAATGTGCTTGTCACTCGAGTGCACCCAGAATATATTTTAGGAGAAAAATTGCCTGACGTTCACAGCATAGATGATGTAAATGAAGCATTCTGGGATAAGCGATTTGAGCAAATCAAAAACTTCGAAAAGCACCTTACAGAGAACGGAACCATTATCTATAAATTCTTTATGCATTTATCTAAAGATGAGCAAAAGGATAGATTATTACGCAGACTTAATAAGAAAGAGAAGAACTGGAAATTTTCGGCGGGAGATTTAAAGGAGCGCAAGCTTTGGGATACTTATCAAGAATATTATGAGGACGCCATAAATCGTACATCGACAGAGAAGGCTCCGTGGTATGTGATTCCGGCAGATAACAAGCCAGCAGCCAGACTTGCTGTAGCAACCATATTACTAGAGACACTGTCGCAATATGACGATATCCAAGAGCCAGAATTAGACGATAAAACAAAGGCAAATCTTGCCGATTATAAAGAACAGTTGAGCAATGAATAAAAATTTACGTTATATACTTGCGACTGCACTAGTAGTTGTTTCCGCTTTCGCGAAAGCGCAAAATGATTCAATTACCGTGAGAAAAATATACTCGGCAGCGCTTACAGAAGGGCAAAGTTACGAGTGGCTTGATCATCTTTCTAACCAAATAGGATCGAGACTAAGCGGAAGCCTAGGAGCTGAAAGAGCCGTGACGTGGACAAAAAGCGAACTAGAAAAAGCGGGTCTTGATAAGGTGTGGTTACAACCAGTGATGGTGCCAAAATGGATACGTGGTGAAGCTGAAAGAGCATTTATAGAAGGGGATAACGCAAGCACGACATCTGTACCTATTTGTGCATTGGGAGGTTCTGTTGCTACAAAGACTACTGGACTTAAAGCACATGTAGTTGAGGTGATGGGAATAGAAGAATTAAAAGGTTTAAATCCTGATGAGGTAAAAGGTAAAATTGTCTTTTTCAATAGGCCTATGGATGATGAGCTTATAAGAACATTTCAAGCTTATGGTGGATGCGTAGACCAGCGTTATGCAGGAGCGATGGAAGCGGCAAAGCTAGGCGCTGTAGGTGTAATCGTAAGATCTGTAACACATAGCTTTGATGATTACCCGCATACAGGATCGATGTCTTATGGTGACTTACCAAATTCAAAACGTATTCCCGCAGCGGCAATCAGTACCAAAGGGGCAGCGCTTTTAAGTACATCGTTGAAACTAAATCCTGATACCAAGTTTTTCTATAAAATGTCTTGTAAAAATCTCGCAGATGTTGAGTCGCATAATGTGATAGGAGAGATTACAGGAAGTGAATATCCAGATAAATATATGGTCGTAGGCGGTCACTTAGATTCTTGGGATCTAGGAGACGGCTCGCATGATGATGGTGCGGGGGTAGTGCAAAGTATGGAAGCTTTACGATTAATGAAAGCAATAGGCTATAAGCCTAAGCATAGTATACGTGTAGTATTATTCATGAATGAAGAAAATGGCCTTCGAGGAGGTAATAAGTATGCTCGAGAAGCTAAGGCAAAGGGTGAAAACCATGTCTTTGCTTTAGAAAGTGACTCTGGAGGATTTACACCAAGAGGTTTTTCTTTTGATAGTGACGATCGTAACTTTAATGAAGTGCTCACTTGGAAATCATTATTTGAGCCTTACTTAATCCATGACTTTACAAGGGGAGGAAGCGGTGCAGATATTGGTCCGCTCAAAGCTACAAATGATGGTATTGTACTCGCAGGACTGCGTCCAGACTCACAACGTTATTTTGACCATCACCATGCGGCAAATGATACCTTTGATGCAGTAAATAAAAGAGAACTTGAACTAGGCGCTGCCACAATGACCAGCCTATTATATTTGATGGATAATTATATACAGCCTTCAGGGAAATAATGCTCTTTTATTCATGGGCTAGATTATGCTAAGAATACTTTTCCTTTTAGTGACAATTAATTGTATCTCTCAGAAAACGGAGAGGATGCCGCTTTTACATATCGCTCCAGAGGTAATGTATCTCTATGACAATAACATAGAGAACAAAGACGATATAGAAGCATCAGATTTTGAACCGAGAGATAGTGATTTTGTACAGGCTTTAGGAGTCAATGTCGGCTTCAATGTGAGTGAATATCTATCGATTGGAGCTTTTTTGAGTACAGAAAAAGTATTGTCAAGAAATCTTGATTATAATGGCTGGGCAATAGTTGCAAACTTTGGAACAGAACCCCAGAAAAACGGTTGGGCAGCAAGTATGAAACTTGGTAGCCACTTTGGAAATAACTTAAGAGAAGGAGGATTTTTAGGAAGATTTGGTTTGGGTTTTAAATTTTATCTTTTTAAACTTTTCACCGCACAAACAGAGTTTATCTACTCTTATCAAGCTTTAAAATTTAAAGAAATTGTTGACGTCGAGTCTAGACAAAACTTAACCATTAATGGAATAGGCTTGTCTATGAAAATATACTTGTAGATAATTGATTTATTTGTAATGTTTTAAATACTTTTAAGAATTAATTCATCAATCAATCTTAAAATGAAAAGAAATTTAAAACTCACGTACCTCTCAATCACCCTCTTGTTATGTTCGCTTACTTTATCTTCTCAAGAAAATGCACTTGCACCACTAGAAAATTTATTTAGCGCAAATCTCAATATTGTAGGTGCAGGAGTAACTTATGAGCGTGTTCTTGGTGATAAGTTCACTACGCATTTCAATGCCTCTTATCAACTCGTAGGAGTTAGTGGAGGCAGTAATCAAGATGTTGATTTAACTTTTGCAGGTAATTTTTCTGTTGGCGCTCGTTATTATTATAACAGAGAACGCCGCTTTGAAAAAGGAAAAAAGCTCACACAGAACGCGGGTAACTTTTGGGCTGCAGAGTTTCAAGTTATTCCTGATTTCACCGTTGCAACGGAAGAACGTAATGTAAGATATCTGACAACTTATCTTGTAGGAGCAAAATATGGCCTACGCAGAAACATCACAAGAAATTTAAATTACGAATGTGAATTCGGACTAGGATATTTATTTACAGATGAGGATGCCACTGTTTATCCATTGTTAGAATTTAAACTTCAATACGTTTTATTCTAACTTTTAGCTAGAAGTCAGCAGCCCTTTTTCTTGATAAATGGCAATGCCTTTGTCTATCATAGCACTAATGGATGCCTCGAGTGAGGCATCCATTTTTTTGATATGAAAACAGCTTTTGCCTTTCAAACATTTTCTTAAGGCAGGATCGATGTCTGTAAATGCAGCTACATCTGTATAAATGGGGAAGAAGTACAACCTACAATCCTTGGGCTTTGGAATCACACTTGCAAAATAAAAACCATCTACTTTCTGTTTTCCTTGCATGGTAGGTATGGTGCCTGCCACTTCTAAGCCTGCACTATCGTCTTTTCTGAGCTGTAAGTGCTGCTCGTGGCGTTTAATAATAGCACGAAGTGCGAGGTCTATTTCGATAGGATTTGTGATCATATACAGTTCCAGTATTAATTACAAGCTTAAGATAGTAAATTGGTTGAAATCTAGGCGCTCTTTCTATGGGATGAAGTATTTTTGCGCTTTCGCGAAAGCGTATCAAATCTAATTAATGAGATTCTCAGACTACACAAAGGAATTTGGCATCAATCTTAAAATAGCATATCCTATTATGTTAGGACAGCTAGGTCATATTCTTGTAGCACTGGCAGATAATTTAATGGTTGGACAGCTGGGTGCAGCACAACTTGCAGCAGTAAGTCTAGGCAATAGCTTGGTGTTTATTGCACTTTCCATAGGTATCGGATTTTCATTTGCCATCACTCCGCTTGTAGCAGAGGCAGATGGGAAGGATGATATAGAAAAAGGTCGCTTGCACTTTCATCACGGAGTGATTATGTGTACCATAAATGGCGTGCTACTATTTATTACGCTATTAATCGCAAAACCGTTGTTATATATGCTTGATCAGCCACCAGAGGTGGTAGAGCTTGCAATTCCATATCTTGAGATTGTAGCACTGTCTATGATTCCGCTCATGATTTTTCAAGGTTTTAAGCAGTTTGCAGATGGCCTGTCACAAACCAAATATGCAATGTATGCTACCATTATAGCAAACGTGGTCAACGTTGTATTTAACTACGTCTTGATTTACGGTATTTGGGTATTCCCAAGATTAGAAGTAGAAGGTGCAGCCTGGGGAACTTTAATTTCACGTTTCTTTATGGTAGCACTGTTGATATTTATGCTTTCGCGAAAGCGTAAATTCAAACCCTATTTTCACTGGGGAAGTAAGGAGCACATCCAGCTTGCTGAGTTTAAAACCTTATTTAAATTAGGATTTCCAACAGCATTACAGATGCTTTTTGAAGTAGGCGTTTTTACAGCTGCTATATTTTTATCTGGAATACTAGGAACAAATGCACAAGCGGCAAATCAAATTGCGCTTAACCTTGCCTCTATGACATTTATGATTGCTGTAGGATTAGGAGTAACGGCAACCATACGCGTGGGAAATCAAAAAGGTAAAGCCGATTTTCCTAACCTACGACGTATCGCTTTTTCTATTTTTATACTCTGTTTCTTAATTGAAGCTGTATTTGCAGTAGGATTTATATTGCTTAAAGACTGGCTTCCTCCATTTTATATAGATAATCCAGAAGTGATTTTTCTAGCAGCCCAATTATTAATTGTGGCAGCGTTATTCCAACTAAGTGACGGAGTGCAAGTAACCATACTTGGAGCATTGCGCGGATTGCAAGATGTAAATATTCCCACAGTAATCTGTTTTATAGCCTACTGGATCATAGGATTCCCTATCATGTGGTATATGGGAAAAGAGGAGCAATTGGGTGTTCAAGGTGTCTGGGTGGGCTTACTAGCAGGGCTTACGGCCTCTGCAGTAATGTTGTACTTTAGATTTAATTACCTTAGCAAGAAATTAATAGACCAACAGTAATAATACGATATTTATGAAAGTACCTAAGTTCCTTTTAGGCGATAATTCAGATTTTTCAGATCACATCTTTGTGATACATACGGAGTTTCCTAGGTTTATT
This window harbors:
- a CDS encoding sigma-54 dependent transcriptional regulator encodes the protein MAKILIIEDEAAIRRVLTKILSEESKDYQVEEAADGLEGINKIREEDYDLVLCDIKMPKMDGVEVLEAARKLKPEIPMVMISGHGDLDTAVNTMRLGAFDYISKPPDLNRLLNTVRNALDRKTLVVENIQLKKKVSKKYEMVGKSKEIGQIKEMIEKVAPTDARVLITGPNGTGKELVAHWLHEKSDRAKGALIEVNCAAIPSELIESELFGHVKGAFTSANKDRAGKFEAANGGTIFLDEIGDMSLSAQAKVLRALQESRVQRVGSDKDIKVDVRVVAATNKNLKEEIAEGRFREDLYHRLAVILIKVPALNDRRDDIPILIEHFAKKISQEQGTAKKSFSDKAIDLLKAYDWTGNIRELRNVVERLIILSGPEVSEGDVKLFASK
- a CDS encoding phosphate--nucleotide phosphotransferase — translated: MSDIKPEDYKITNGVTLSDRETTLFPDVEEKELESKLKKIRKKLGKLQDTMYAHDKYSVLVCLQGMDTSGKDSLIREVFKDFNARGVEVQSFKVPTELELSHDYLWRHYLALPERGKFGVHNRTHYENVLVTRVHPEYILGEKLPDVHSIDDVNEAFWDKRFEQIKNFEKHLTENGTIIYKFFMHLSKDEQKDRLLRRLNKKEKNWKFSAGDLKERKLWDTYQEYYEDAINRTSTEKAPWYVIPADNKPAARLAVATILLETLSQYDDIQEPELDDKTKANLADYKEQLSNE
- a CDS encoding M20/M25/M40 family metallo-hydrolase, with the translated sequence MNKNLRYILATALVVVSAFAKAQNDSITVRKIYSAALTEGQSYEWLDHLSNQIGSRLSGSLGAERAVTWTKSELEKAGLDKVWLQPVMVPKWIRGEAERAFIEGDNASTTSVPICALGGSVATKTTGLKAHVVEVMGIEELKGLNPDEVKGKIVFFNRPMDDELIRTFQAYGGCVDQRYAGAMEAAKLGAVGVIVRSVTHSFDDYPHTGSMSYGDLPNSKRIPAAAISTKGAALLSTSLKLNPDTKFFYKMSCKNLADVESHNVIGEITGSEYPDKYMVVGGHLDSWDLGDGSHDDGAGVVQSMEALRLMKAIGYKPKHSIRVVLFMNEENGLRGGNKYAREAKAKGENHVFALESDSGGFTPRGFSFDSDDRNFNEVLTWKSLFEPYLIHDFTRGGSGADIGPLKATNDGIVLAGLRPDSQRYFDHHHAANDTFDAVNKRELELGAATMTSLLYLMDNYIQPSGK
- a CDS encoding DUF3575 domain-containing protein gives rise to the protein MKRNLKLTYLSITLLLCSLTLSSQENALAPLENLFSANLNIVGAGVTYERVLGDKFTTHFNASYQLVGVSGGSNQDVDLTFAGNFSVGARYYYNRERRFEKGKKLTQNAGNFWAAEFQVIPDFTVATEERNVRYLTTYLVGAKYGLRRNITRNLNYECEFGLGYLFTDEDATVYPLLEFKLQYVLF
- a CDS encoding MATE family efflux transporter, with amino-acid sequence MRFSDYTKEFGINLKIAYPIMLGQLGHILVALADNLMVGQLGAAQLAAVSLGNSLVFIALSIGIGFSFAITPLVAEADGKDDIEKGRLHFHHGVIMCTINGVLLFITLLIAKPLLYMLDQPPEVVELAIPYLEIVALSMIPLMIFQGFKQFADGLSQTKYAMYATIIANVVNVVFNYVLIYGIWVFPRLEVEGAAWGTLISRFFMVALLIFMLSRKRKFKPYFHWGSKEHIQLAEFKTLFKLGFPTALQMLFEVGVFTAAIFLSGILGTNAQAANQIALNLASMTFMIAVGLGVTATIRVGNQKGKADFPNLRRIAFSIFILCFLIEAVFAVGFILLKDWLPPFYIDNPEVIFLAAQLLIVAALFQLSDGVQVTILGALRGLQDVNIPTVICFIAYWIIGFPIMWYMGKEEQLGVQGVWVGLLAGLTASAVMLYFRFNYLSKKLIDQQ